The following proteins are co-located in the Primulina tabacum isolate GXHZ01 chromosome 11, ASM2559414v2, whole genome shotgun sequence genome:
- the LOC142518068 gene encoding uncharacterized protein LOC142518068, with protein MTADRIPDTFGGDTQAYGESWYWDNRYAQDSTPFDWYQNYPSLAPLIRLYIPRPHRVLVVGCGNSAFSESMVDDGYQEVVNIDSSSVVIEAMKEKYSNHPKLKYMKMDVRDMSSLNENSFDAVVDKGTLDSLLCGQNSRQNAGRMLEEVYRVLKEKGAYILITYGSPVYRLSLLRNSCSWAIKLHTIEKLESGNSSDDQNKDLIVPIPLDTKGETVFGKNNDVHYIYVCIKDNHYPEKSIEV; from the exons ATGACGGCGGACCGCATTCCGGATACCTTCGGCGGTGATACGCAGGCTTACGGCGAGTCATGGTACTGGGATAATCGATATGCACAGGATTCCACCCCCTTCGATTGGTACCAAAATTACCCGTCCCTCGCTCCTCTCATCCGCCTCTACATTCCCCGTCCCCACCGCGTTCTCGTCGTTGGCTGTGGAAATTCCG CCTTTAGTGAAAGTATGGTTGATGATGGATACCAAGAGGTTGTCAACATTGATTCATCCTCTGTGGTGATTGAAGCCATGAAAGAGAAGTATTCCAATCATCCAAAGCTGAAAT ATATGAAAATGGATGTCCGGGATATGAGTTCACTTAATGAAAATTCCTTTGACGCTGTGGTTGATAAAG GAACACTGGACTCTCTCTTG TGTGGTCAAAACTCACGGCAAAATGCCGGTAGGATGCTCGAAGAAGTCTACAG GGTTCTCAAGGAGAAAGGAGCATATATCCTG ATTACATATGGTTCACCTGTATATCGACTTTCATTGTTGAGAAATTCATGCTCCTGGGCAATTAAACTCCACACTATAG AGAAACTTGAATCTGGAAACAGTTCAGATGATCAGAACAAGGATCTGATTGTTCCAATTCCATTAGATACTAAGGGAGAAACTGTCTTTGGAAAGAACAATGATGtccattatatatatgtatgcatTAAG GATAACCACTACCCCGAGAAAAGTATCGAAGTATGA